The Camelina sativa cultivar DH55 chromosome 18, Cs, whole genome shotgun sequence DNA window GTTTAAATATAACCATGAATGCTATCGTTGTAGCCTATTAACCGTGGTACATTTGATCTACCATACATTTCGGCCTATCTTATGGTAGATCAAATGTACCACGGTTAATAGGCTACAGCGATAGCAGTCATAATGTCGATCCAGATGATGGAAGGAGTACTTCAGGGCATATATTCTATTTTGGTAAGAGTCCGATCACATGGTGCTCGCAGAAACAGGATGTGATGACTTTATCTTCTTGCGAAGCAGAGTTTACGGCCAGGACTGAAGCTGCAAATCAAGCAATTTGGTTGCAGGATTTGTTGGTCGAGATCACCGGAGCTGCAGAAGAGAAGGTAACTATTCAGATTGATAACCAATCGACGATTGCTCTCACGAAGAACCCTGTCTTCCATGGGAGAAGTAAGCACATACATAGGCGTTATCACTTCATTAGAGAACGGGTTGAGAGTGGTCAGATTGTGGTTGAGCATGTCCCAGGAAATGAGCAGAGAGCAGACATTCTCACAAAAGCTTTAGAACTTGCGGtatcatcaccaccacaaccTAAAGAAGGAGGAGGCTCTTCCTCAATTGTTTGTCCTATGCTCAATACAAACAACTATACCGTATGGGCTTTGAAGACGAAAATCGCACTCAAAATTCATAAGGTCTGGGATGTTATAGAAGCAGAAGCCGACCAAGTCAACGAGAATAAAAACAATGTAGCGATGGCCTTGCTGTTTCAATCGATACCTGAGAGCCTAACTCTACAAGTTGGAGAACTCAGTACGGCGAAGAAGGTATGGGAAGCAATCCGAGCTAGAAACGTTGGAGCAGAACGTGTTAGAGAAGCTAGGCTGAAAACTCTAATGGCTGAGTTTGATCGATTGAAGATGCAAGAATCTGAGAGAATTGATGACTTTGTTGGTAAAATAGCTGAAATTGGATCGAAATTAGCTGCGTTAGGATCAAATATAGAGGAACCAAAGATTGTAAAGAAGTTTCTGAGCAGTCTTCCTCGCAGGAAATTCATTCATATAGTTGCCTCTCTAGAACAAGTTCTGGATTTAAACATTGTAAGCTTTGAAGATATCGTTGGCCGCCTAAAAACTTATGAAGAACGAATcagtggtgaagaagaagttccGGAGGAACAGAACAAGCTGATGTTTGTGAATACGAATCAACAGGTGAACcaacaagcaaacaacaatACAAGGAATACAATGGAGATTTTGGAAGTTACAGAGGAAGAGGTCGTGGAGGTAGATATGGCTACAGAGGTCAAGGAAGAGGATGTTTTGGAGGAAGAGACATGTCCCAAGTTACTTGTTTTAGGTGTGATCAATACGGACATTTTGCCTCACACTGTCCAGATAGACTGCTCAAGTTACAAGAGGCACAAGAAACGGATAACAAGGATACAAAGGATGCGGACGAACTTCTAATGCATGAGGTCGTGTTTTTGAATGAGAAACGAGTTGTACCAAGTAAATTTGAGACTAGTACAAATAGAGATAGCACATGGTACCTTGATAATGGTGCTAGCAACCATATGACCGGAGATAGAAGGTATTTTAACAAGCTTGATCTGTCTGATACTGGAAAGGTTCGTTTTGGAGATGACTCAAGAGTTGATATAATGGGAAAAAGGAACAATCGCTTTCATAGATCAGAATGGGAAGCAAAGGGAGATGACTGATGTTTATTTTATTCCTGATTTGAGAAGCAATATAATCAGTCTTGGACAAGCTACAAAGTTGGGATGTGATGTAAGCTTGAGAGGTAAGTATTTGACAATGAGAGATCAAGATGGAAATCTACTTGTCAAAACAGAGAAGTCTAGAAATTGCCTATACAAAGTTCAGATGGGGTTGCGAGATAATGCTTGTCTATACCTTACTGAAATAAGTGAGTCTGGTAAATGGCATGCGAGAATGGGACATGTGAACTATACAACCTTAGGATCGATGCTAGGTAAAGAATTGGTTCTAGGAGCGCCAAAATTCTCAGTACAAAAAGAAGTTTGTAACTCATGTTTGCTTGGAAAGCAGACTAGGCAAGAGTTTCCTCAGGAAGCTATTTTTTGAGCAACAAGGAGGTTAGAACTCTTACATGGCGATTTGTGTGGACCGATAACACCAACCACATCAGCTGGAAATAGGTACGTTTTCGTGATCATCGATGACTTCTCGAGATATATGTGGACTATGCTTCTAAAAGAGAAAGGAGactcttttcaaaaatttcagaaGTTCAAAGCTGTAGTGGAGAAAGAAGTTGGGGAAACAATACAAATCTTCATAACAGATAGAGGTGGAGAGTTTGTGTCTTAggaatttaattctttttgtgaAGCTTCTGGCATAAAACGGCACTTGACAGCTCCATAtacaccacaacagaatggtGTTGTGGAAAGGAAAAACAGAACTTTGTTGGGAATGGCATGCCAAACTATCTTTGGGGAGAAGCTATTAGGCATTCTACATACCTTATCAACAGGATAGCAACTAgagctttaaaagaaaaaaatccatatGAGTGTTATCGAGATAAAAAGCCTACAGTTCATCATATTAGGATTTTCGGTTGCATTGGCTATGCAAAGGTAGAGAAGCCTAACTTAAATAAGTTAGATGATAGAAGACGTATTCTTGTGAACTTGGGAACAGAACCTGGGTCTAAAGCGTATCGTTTGTTGGATCCGCAGTCAAAGAAAATTATTGTCAGTCGAgatgttgtgtttgatgaaacGAAAGGATGGCATTGGTCTCAAGAAAGCGCTACAGAAGGAAGTAATGAGAGTTTTAAGGTTAATTTTCATGGTTATGGTAAGCACGGTCTGCAGGAAAATGAAGAAGCTAGTGAGAAGGAtcagaatcaagaagaagaagaaagtttgaGTGAAACAGAACCTGATGATATTTCGGATACACATGGACGAATGATTAAGCGCGAGTTGATACAACCTGCAGGTCCGACTGCAGGTCAATCTGCAGTTTCTAACACTCCTAACGAGCCAGAGTTACGAAGGTCACAGCGGGAGAGAGTTAAACCGAAACATCTTGAGGATTATGTCCTActtgctgaagaagaaggtgagttAATGCTTTTATGTCTAAACAATGAACCTACATGCTTCTATGAAGCAAGGAAATCTAAGGAGTGGATAAGAGCTTGTGAGGATGAGATAGGATCAATAGAGAAACTAAGAACTTGGGATCTTGTTGACTTACCCACTGGAGTAAAACCAATTAGTTTAAAGTGGGTATTTAAGCTAAAGAGGAATTCAGATGGAAGTATCAACAAATACAAGGCTAGGCTAGTAGCAAAAAGATATGTGCAAAAATATGGAGTGGACTTTGAGGAAGTTTTTGCACCAGTTTCTAGGATTGAGACTATAAGACTCCTAATTGATCTTGCAGCCTCACATGGTTTGGAAATTCACCATCTTGATGTAAAGACAATATTTCTTCATGGAGAGCTTAAGGCGACTGTTTTTGTTAGTCAACCTGAAGGTTTTGAGAAAAGAGGGAGTGAAGGAAAAGTCTACAAGCTTAACAAAGCCTTATATGGCTTAAGACAGGCACCTAGAGCTTGGAATAATAAGCTGAATCAAATTTTGGAAGAGTTGCAGTTTGTGAGGTGTTCAAAAGAACCTGCTGTGTATCGAAAGGATGCTGGTAAAGATGTCTTGATTATAGGtgtctatgttgatgacttgTTTGTCACAGGGACAAGTCTAACTATGGTTAACAGATTTAAGGAGGAGATGGCTGCTAACTTTGAGATGAGTAATCTTGGGAAATTGTCATATTACCTTGGAATGCAGGTTTGTCAACATCAAGATGGGATCACACTAAGTCAGGCTCGATATGCTCATAAGATTCTTGAAGAAGCAGGGATGTCAAACTGCAATTCAGTTCTTATTCCGTTGGAGACAGAGTTAAAATTATCTAAAGCTGTGAATGAAGAGGAGATTGATGCAACTTTGTATAAGAAGAATGTGGGGTGTCTACGCTATTTGCTCCATACTAGGCCAGATCTATCGTATTGTGTGGGGATACTGAGCAAATATATGCAGAGTCCAAGGCGATCACATGGtgtagcaatgaagcattgcttaAGATACTTAAGAGGAACCATACATTTTGGCCTATCTTATGGTAGATCAAATGTACCACGGTTAATAGGCTACAGCGATAGCAGTCATAATGTCGATCCAGACGATGGAAGGAGTACTTCAGGGCATATATTCTATCTTGGTAAGAGTCCGATCACATGGTGCTCGCAGAAACAGGATGTGGTGACTTTATCTTCTTGCGAAGCAGAGTTTATGGCCGGGACTGAAGCTGCAAAGCAAGCGATTTGGTTGCAGGATTTGTTGGTCGAGATCACCAGAGCTGCATAATAGAAGGTTACTATTCAGATTGATAACCAATCGGCGATTGCTCTCACGAAGAACCCTGTCTTCCATGGGAGAAGTAAGCACATACATAGGCGTTATCACTTCATTAGAGAACGGGTTGAGAGTGGTCAGATTGTGGTTGAGCATGTCCCGAGAAATGAGCAGAGAACAGACATTCTCACAAAAGCTTTAgacaaaaacaagtttaaggTAATGAGAGATCTCTTGGGAGTTCAAGACTTGTCGAAACAGAGCTTCAAGCTTAAGGAGGAGTATGTTGGGATAAGCTTGAAGGAAGCTTGAGCTGGAAGATAGTCCTAGTCTTACTATAATTGGGTTTGTTAAGGAGACAAGAATCAAGTGTATTAGGAGATATCTAATATGTGTGATTCCTAGTAGGATTAGGATTAACAAAGTCAATTATAAGAATGTGTTGAGATGTGACACAACTAATCAGATTGAGAGATTGATAATTTGAGAGAAAccaaagttttgagttattttctttaGTAATAATAAAGAGAGTCTTTATTTGAGTTCTTAAACTATCTTTTTTGATTCTATACAAAAGAGTAACAGAAATCGTTTGGTCGAAATATAAAGTGTGTGAAAATGACTTGagaattataattaaaacaaaagtaagatctccaaaaattattttcatttttgtcagtattatttttctatttttttcggTAAACCATTTGCATCTTCCTTAAGTATTCGAGGACAATCTTATTGTTGGCTCTGAATAATTATTAGCTTAAACGGGCTAATAATCAATTCCCAAGTAATTTGAAAGCTAGTTAATAATTGATTCTTTATAATCTTTAATAGTCTTGTGGGACTTGTAAAAGTCACAAAGGAACGTTTTCGCCTCCAATCAAGGGAATGCCTTATTCGACGGTCAAAATTCCTTCCCATGCATCCAACCAAGAAAAATGCTTTCTAACAGAATCTgcgagaaaaggaaaaaaaaaatgattttttcagTAGTACGAAAGTTGAAAGCATTGGTAAGAAGAAAcgaaaacacaaaaagaaactaaagaagatttttttttgtttagtgtatCACCATAACATATTCCCCTTAATTCATTGTCCGTTGAAAGTGCTTTACCCTTCTGTTGGATCTTTAATACTTTTTACTCTCAAAGTCTTTGCCTTTTTCATTTTCCCCGATCGTTTTTGATGGTTGAGCTTAAGTTCTTGACTCACTTCACTTCAAAGGCTCGTATACACATTCGTATGCATGGTATACGGCTCACCGGTTAGATTACCAAGAAACTCAAAATTGATTTTGTCCCACGTATCACCTTTTGACTTCAACtgcatggaaaaaaaaacacaatcaaaactgTTATAATATCCATAAGTATAAAATGACTCTGTTATATGAACTTTGACATGGTATGGTTGGGAACTaacatattcaaaaatattttcttaaactttgtTGGCAAATTTTCTTAAGGATTTGGAAGGCCtcaatatacataaaaatatattttttttgtgcaaaaggAGTAAGTCTTCTCTCCCATctgtttttttagatatttttcttttatttattttttacgaccaaacattatatattatcaacttttttttgttagattttattgtatgtatatattttcttacattagtttcattttcattttccaaATACTGTCTACAACTTTCAAAACTACACAATACTACTTACTTACTATGCATTGAGTAAAACgaaaaacatgtaaaacaatACTTTTCATTGACAAAAAAacgataatttttttaaaaaaatcaagaactaaccattttatattaatttcgtttatttggattttttttttgttacaacgAAATACGTACACAAGAAATGTATTGTATTTTGTTAtatactactccctccgttttatattagattttcaatgcaaatgtttggtaaatattctaatttatccatctgttttaatgttttagatAAAAtgattatcaattttttttttgattttatcgtttgtatatatatattttacattaatttcattttcatgGGTCGTTTTCCAAACACTGTCTACAGTTTTTAAAACTGCACAATACTACTTACTTATTATGCATCGATTGAAACGAAAAGCATATAAAATAATAGCATTCGTAAGAACTGATTCTACATTCTTAGATAAAATGATTCAACAAGTAGAATTTATGTCTGATGGTCCTATGATTTGATACTCGAGTTGCTATCTGATGTAAGGCTTGTGTTCCACGAAACTTCAGTTTAATGTTTccttgattattatttattcgGCTATGTTCTGAGATTTCAATCATCGTACCTAGACTTTATGGCTCTTGCAATCTTCCAATGTTAAAGTTTGTGAGACTAAGAAACAATCCCACTATATTTGTCTCAATTGACATTGTTTTAGgtttgtcgttttagatttgcAATGCAAGTGTTTGGTAAATGTTCCAATTTTATCTAactcttttaatattttagataaaatgATTATcaactttctttttgtttaattttatcgtctgtattttttgaattttggtatCAACATCCTATCAACATAGAACTACtaaacaaagaagatgaaaaaagtGATTAGAGAAtgtttttatacataaaaaaaccaATTTGATGTATAATTGATAGGAATCACAATCCtatttatcaaaattcaaatttcgaTTGGTGGTATGTCCTGGAAGATCAATGTagtagtaactaattttgtttggtactaattttttttagatatatgtaGTCAATGTCAATTCATACACACAATGACACAAATATCAATGAAatctttttgggaattttttgttttgttacaaaAATTGATACATTTTTACAGTAAAAGAAAATGGTGGTCTTGCAACACTAAAATTTGTTgcaaaaaagttaatatattattgcaaatatGAGGATGCGATAAAATTGAGACATATTTTCTATTGTTGCTATTTGAGTGTTGTAAATTGGTATTTGTTGcacatatattacaaaatttacaatgaATAAAATTCTTGCTATATATGTCATATTAGTGCAacattttttagtaataaatcTGTGGTATAATTGTGATGTACGTTCGCAACTTTCAATTGTTACAAACGATTGCGACAAAAAAATTGTAgcaaatattattacaaatttacaatgaaTAAATTTATTGTTATGTGTTGTATTATTGCAACAATATCTACAAAGCAAATTAGTGGTGCTTCTTAGAACtataaaattgttataaataaatgcTACGTAACATAAAAAGCAAATATTGTTGCAAATTTGTAGTAATCACTTTTCCATATACATGactaaaaccaaaaatgtttCAAGTATTTTCTTCTAAAATCCATATTTCGCCGcgttatatattacaataaatatAGTTGTAGTTTCATTTACCTATTAGTAAGATTGCagtttattttgtaacattaattttaatcatagcattttgcttcttttttttttggcacatgagttattaaaatacatttttttctttcatattttcttataataagatttaaaatttaatataatttgttacataatttaacatattttcttGCAAATTAGCTATAATTTATAATTGTTGAAATATCTCttacaaattttgtaatatatatatatatattgtaaaaatgTTGCTAATTTGTAATAGAAAGtaacaacaaaattttgttgttgttattctgTAATAAATTTGCAATAAAATTGTGATGTGCAATTATTATTGCAAAAATATTGCAAACCGTGTTACAAATTTCTAAGGCATACTATCATTGCAAATATTACCTTTTACagtacttttgtttttttttctcttaactaTTCTGACTTgatgaaaataatcaaaatatcctATTTTActacatttttatttcaaaaaacgTTATGGGCTTTAGGAGGCCTGATAGCATAAAATAATTTGCTTTTACTTCAGTCCATCTTTTACAGCTCaaaattagtatatatgtaCGTACTAATTCCCTAGAATGAAAATGGTAACACTAACTATAATGCCTAGTGGCATGAATGTAGTTAATGCCCTCTAACTACTTTGGGAGAAATATCACTATcttaacagttttttttcttaagattgTATACTCcaagttttcaaatttcttcaGCTTCTGTtccatttaatttgttttaaatagaTTATGCACTTTTTGGAGACATGCATCTAGCGTTCTATGACAAAAACTAATGCTAAAACATAAGGAAATACATGCATCATAACATCGAACCATACCATTGGATTCTTGCGTGTAGAGGTGGAAACCCTCTAAAGTAATAGTATTTTCAGATTCGCATGCATAACAAGACGACTTggactaaaaagaaaagaaaaaaagaaaaaaatgatgatgtgAGTATGAATCACAGGACTCTGGACTTACACAGTCGTATGGAAACTTGAAAAAGATATCAATGACAATAGAGATATTATTGTACCTTGGAAATGATATAAATCTTTCGAAAACCGAAGCATAGAAAGTTTATGCGTTTgaattgtgaatttgtgatatACTTATATAGGTATACATCGAAGTAAaaacattcatatatatatatatattactcgtGTTTGCCGGTATTGGTttcaattttcagatttttgttcTGGTTTCGgttcaatttttgtttactaaaatACAACTTAAAACTTCGAGAAGCTGGTAAGTTGGATAATGTTaccaaatttgtttattaatatatacttatatggaTAACAGTGGCAGTATCCAATACACATTTTCAAAGTAGTGTAGAACTTGTTATAATTCACCGCGTGCTTGCAATTAAAATCAATGTCGTTGACGTTACTCTCATATAAGTTGGCGTGTGTAAAACAAAGTAGTAATATTATTTGTCGACTGTCCTGAACGTATTTATTAGACTGTAAGAAACTTACATACTCTCCAGACTCCTCCAGTCCACAGACTCAGAGATGAGAGATCCATAAATACTTGTAATCCACATTTCGATCCActtcttttggaaaataaaagtaTGGGTAGGGGAATTAATTTTTGTGCCTGcgaattaattattttggagTATATCATTAGTGCAtgcaaagattttattttattgacaTTGACATcgcatgcaaaaaaaaaaaaactcaatatattGATTACAGTAATGACGttggttgtaacttgtaaggaTGGACAGTGTAAGTAATGATGATGGAGCAGACGAGCAGTagcagtttttaaaaaaattggtttgtcgtactttttttcctatataaaaaCGTTAAAATGTCAAGCACtagtaaaaatcaaaattataaaatatgtttcagttttatattgAACGTTTTCCACTCATTTATAGTTGTTGATCGCAATATTAGTATTCGTTACACTCTTCTTAGTTTTGAAGAGTATTTATCACATTTGAAAATCCGATTGGTAATTGTGTAACGTGTATGATAGTTGGGTCTGGATAGTGGATATGTGCATTTAGTAGCGTAACTATACAGAACAATTCTTCTAGTATATATACAGAAAATCTAAAGcttaaggttaaacaaaaaacattatgatATAATGATTTAGGATTTAAGAAAATGACGAGTGAGTTTatatccaaataattttttaaaaaataatcaaaataattaagaaaatgtctaaaataattaagaaatgcATTACAAATGATCATCATATCAGGCCATAGTGAAGGTAATGTTTTGATTTAGTTAATTGTTGTTTCTTGTAAGGAGACTATGAGATAACGTTGCTCTTTGTGTCTATTCTTTGAATTTAAACTTTACTAACTCTTTATgaaatttgagaaagaaaaaataaaagtgattcCATGTCGACAAAAATCAGTAaactaaagttaaatatttgaatGGCGATTGTGAACAAATTAAGTAATTATCGACACAAGTTCTCCATTTTAACACATTTCCGCTGGTTGCTTATAACTTTCATCAATGGCGTTACTTACTCTCATTTAATTAATTGACGTGTACATGTAAGCTAGTAAATTAATTTCCGGTTTAATTCTATGGCTAAGAaatttatctatatttgtaagatccatattttttgaaaaatatgagaatGGAAAGTGGGAAACTAAAGTTTTGATAATACTGTTTCCTTTGTGCATGCAAAtagttttttatgtttattttatttttggcattgcatgaaaagaaacttaatttataCCACGGATTATGATggtaacagagagagagagagagagggagagcaGTTTTTGATTAGGTTCTTTTATCaataattttagattatttgtTTCGGTTGAACGTCATTCactgaaaatattttgttgatcaCAAtatcatttgtatatatatatatatatatgtatatatatatatagttcttctATGTAACATGTTCCTACCATATCCGGTCCTAAGTAATGTGTATATGAAGTTCTGTATTATTTATCACATTTCAATCCAATTTGTAACTTGTAGTAAGAGTTAACGTGTACGTaggatgaaaaataaaaaatatatatatatatttccaaacaACATTAGTAATGTGATAAGTTCAAACATCATTTAAAATTCCAGTTAACCATTTGGTAAGTTGTATCACACAATTGGGAACACGCGATGCAGCTTTTGAAAGTTGTCCCGATTAACATGTACTCCGTCTCTCTCATAAAAATTAATTGATGAttagaatattttacatattttaaaaaaacaatgattattgaatttaaatatatttttttctttgactaaagatatattatttaattttaaattaataataattcaaaattttaaatattttcaataattaattcttgaagtttataaaacatcaatctttatggaACAAACATCAATCTGTATGAGACAGAAggagtagtttttttttatatatgtataaaaaggTTAATAAATCAACGAACATAATATATCGTCCACATCACAGTCATTGCATATTTGCATTATACCGCATTTGTGTTCTTTTCGACTGTTAACTCTCAGATTTCGAACATTCCTCTTCAGgtaaatgaagaagatgactaTGGCTCAAGTTAGCTTCTGACTATGGCTCAAGTTAGCTTCCTTCTATCGCCTATATCCTTCTATAAATCTAGAGGGACCTTCCATTGAAACCAACCCAcaatcttttacaaaaaaaaaaaaagaaaccaccaaaaaaaatgaaaaaaacaaactccCTAGCAAAAGCTCTCAAATCTGTCACAAAGAACCGAGAGAGAGGAAATACGTTTCGGTCACTCAGCAGCTACTTACtctacgaagaagaagagagtggttCTGCTCAAGGAAGTCTGAGCCATGGAGTCTACGGTGGTAATGGCCAAAGCAGCCCAAACAACGGTGGTTATGGTCAAAGCTACCCAAGTCCTGGATGTTACGGGCAAATCAACCCCTATCAAGGAAGTCCGAGCCATGGAGTCTACGGTGGTAATGGCCAAAGCAGCCCAAACAACGGTGGTTATGGTCAAAGCTACCCAAGTCCTGGATGTTACGGGCAAATCAACCCCTATCAAGGAAGTCCGAGCCATGGAGTCTACGGTGGTAATGGCCAAAGCAGCCCAAACAACGGTGGTTATGGTCAAAGCTACCCAAGTCCTGGACCTTACGGGCAAATCAACCCCTATCAAGGAAGTCCGAACCATGGAGTCTACGGTGGTAACGGTCAAAGCTACCCAAGTCCTGGACGTTATGGGCAACTCAACCCCTATCAAGGAAGTCCGAACCATGGAGTCTACGGTGGTAACGGTCAAAGCTACCCAAGTCCTGGACGTTACAGGCAAATCAACCCCTATTAAGGAAGTCCGAACCATGAAGTCTACGGTGGTTTTGGCCTTTTGGGCAAGGAAGTCAGAACCAGGGAAACCAAACCGGCTATGGAAGCCCCAATCAAGGAAACAACAGTGGTTACGGAAACTACGGTGGTAATGGAAGCCCCAATAATGGAAACACTGGTGGTTATCCTTATCAAGGAAGCGGTGCCTACAACTACAACTACCTCAATCCCATTTACGGTTCTTACGGACAAGGCAGTAGAAGTCCTTACCGTGGTCAAAGAAACCGGAGAAGCCCTAACCACGGCGGTAAGAACCAAAGAAGCCCTAGCTACGTCGGTAAGAACCGTCACGTCTCTCCAAGCAGCACTACCAGCCGTGGTTCCGAGACTGAAGGCGGTGAAAACAGCCCTAAGAACCCTGGTTCTGATAATTCTGACGGTGAAAACACCTACACCGCAGAGGAGAAAGAGGCATTGAAGAATTTCCCTGGAGGGAAGTTTCCTCCTGGTTAGGGCAGCAAGAAAGATCTTGCGTGGATTGCAGGTGATCACGAAGATGCCGGTAAGGCTTTTCAAGGTCTGGAAATCAAAGATGACAACGATGACTAAGGTGGCGGCTCTTCTCGGAGAGACGGAgaccctctctctctcgctaATAATGGTTTCGTACGTGTTTTAAGGATATTATTAGTTATGTGTTAATTACGTTTGTTTCTGATTTACCTTATCACGGTGCTGCTGTTTTAAATGACTTTGGTTTAATGTTGTCGAGTTTATCTTATGTGTGAGCACcgcttattatt harbors:
- the LOC104763349 gene encoding prisilkin-39-like → MKKTNSLAKALKSVTKNRERGNTFRSLSSYLLYEEEESGSAQGSLSHGVYGGNGQSSPNNGGYGQSYPSPGCYGQINPYQGSPSHGVYGGNGQSSPNNGGYGQSYPSPGCYGQINPYQGSPSHGVYGGNGQSSPNNGGYGQSYPSPGPYGQINPYQGSPNHGVYGGNGQSYPSPGRYGQLNPYQGSPNHGVYGGNGQSYPSPGRSQNQGNQTGYGSPNQGNNSGYGNYGGNGSPNNGNTGGYPYQGSGAYNYNYLNPIYGSYGQGSRSPYRGQRNRRSPNHGGKNQRSPSYVGKNRHVSPSSTTSRGSETEGGENSPKNPGSDNSDGENTYTAEEKEALKNFPGGKFPPG